The Penaeus vannamei isolate JL-2024 chromosome 39, ASM4276789v1, whole genome shotgun sequence genome includes the window AGGACACCTCAGGGAGGAATCCTGAGTCGCCGTCGACAGCGAACctgacggtctgcaggcggccgtcggggagctgcacgtagtaggatccttgGGTGTCGTGGCCGTCGCGGGCCTCCTGGTGGCCGAAGTTGTTGCCGGAGTCGTCGTGGTCCACCTTCCACTCGAAGTTGTAGTGGGCGGGGCCGGATTCCTCAGAGGAGAACTAGTTGAAGTTAGATCAGTGTCACGTTATTAGTATGCTTCGACAAATTCTAGTTTATCTTTATAAAATGGTCAAAGCATatagcatgtgcatgtgtgtaaagtTGTAGTGGGCGGGGCCGAATTCCTCAGAGGAGAACTAGTTGAAATCAGATCAGTTTCATATTATTGATGTGCTTCGACAAATTCTAGTTTATCTTTATACAATGGTCAAAGTAGCATATAATGTGCCTGTATGGAAAGATGACATACCTGTGGTGCAGAATAGGAGTATGGTCGCCTATCGGCAGCAGCCACAGCCACCGCGGCCAAAATGAAGAAAACCTGAGAATTGAAAGCATAGAATTAGAATTTTCTTCTTTCCAAAAGACGCTCCTGCATGTAGACTCATCAGGTAGGGATTGTTCGCAATATATAAACACGACACTTACCTTGCTGTTCATTGTCGTGGCGATAGAAGATCGTGTGCTGTTCAGAAGCGAGAATTCCGAATTTATACTCGAGTGTGAGTGACGTCACGAGGCAAGTTTTTAGTCTAATCAGGCATCATGTCCTGTTTTCATGAAACTGGAACGAGATCATGGGCGAATTCTCATGACAACAGGCAGAAAAATCAGCATTCATAATAAACTAATCCATACCATGTTTTTTTAGTTATGTGAAACATTAAGTTAGTGTGTTTATTCTGTAGATGACATCTTTATCTCGGTTATAagtaaagcacacacacagatagacatatgaatataaatatatatatatatatatatatatatatatatatatatatatatatatgcataaatgtatatgtattttccttttgttttgtgtatatgcaatatatcgatatatctatatataatatatatacatataaatttatgaatatgtatgtatatgtacacacacacacatgaacataattatctgtctctctctatatatgtatacgagtatatatacacatgtatatatataatattcatatgtatatgatatatatatatatatatatatatatatatatatataacatacatatatatatgtatatatatgtatattcatatatatatttatgatatatatcatatgtatatttatgtatatatgtatgtgtgtgtgtgtgtgtgtgtgcgtgcttgtgtgcgtgcgtgcgtgtgtgttatatacataaacatacgtatatccaatatctatctatctatctatctatatacatacacatacaaacacacacacacacatatacatacatatatatatatatctacacatatctatacacacacacacacatgtgtgtgtgtgtgtgtatgactttcaattttcttttgtttgttgatGATGCTGTGTCATGATGGTTAACCATACCAAAAAAATATCCGGAGTCTCATTCTGGTTTGATGGAAAGAAAtgtgacaaaaagaaagaaagaaagaaagaaaaaaaaaacacttttatttTGCATAGAAAAGCTGTCTTCATTTAGTGTTGCGTCCATGCTTTCGCTGGCCTGTTAACAAGGACTGATGATAATGTCAGTGATGatgtcagtgatgatgataatgacaaggagaaggacaatgataacgatgacttcAATCATCTGCAATGCAATACACTTCTTATTTCAAAGGACATTGTATTATTCCGGTTTCCTCTGTGCGAATTTGATAACTGATGATAATTGAGTAAAATGTAAGCATAACAACGAAATTCGGGGTTTGTATAAGtcatcatacgtatatataatacatgatgtGTATAGAtgcaatgtgtatatgtaatatgtacaaGTTAGTTCAATACATGTTTGATTTGCATATAGAGAGCATAtgtatcttcttttttgtttaaatGATATATTCACGGAGATCCATCCAAAGATGCATATACTAGCTTGATGGAAAGGAATGTGACCAGGAAATATAATAGAATGAATAGAAATTATAACTGCTAAATTTGATATAAAACAAATACCACTGATTAAGATAGTTTGTACTTGTAGGAATGGACTAACATGGAAAGAATTTTGTCATCCTAGAAATCCATTTGTTGGCAGTAATAACTCTTACCATTACAGGAAGAAGTTACTTAGCTTTATTACGCTTGTGGATCTGTATGTGTGCACAATCCCCATGAATTCAATCCATCATCTAACAGGCGCTTATTTTTACTGCTTATAAACCTTGTTTGAAGGGCAACGATTTAACTCCTTTGGCATTTGAATTTACTCATAAGTAGGGTACTGTGTTGTTAGTGGAAGTTTGTTAGAAGAGGGATATTTCGCGATAAAATACTGCACTTGACCGTTGCAACAGCTGTGAATACTTTCATAATTAGAGCCTCCTTTCTAATGCATTTTGATCTGACCTCCTCCTGTCGTTTGTAATGATGCCAATTTCTTGTCAATATAAATGCTAATCTCGCCAAAATTGTAGAGTGTATCTGTATTAAAATTGCTATTTCAGTATGTACAATGAGTATAATATTTTTGCTTCCAGGTATTAGGCATTTGTAAACAATATGTATTTCCACTACTCTAAGTATTTACTCAAGGATGATTACTGATGAGGACACTGTTATATGAAGATCCCCTTTACCACTTGCTTTGGTATCTTATGGAAGTACCGGAATGTGCTGGGAAGAAATTCATCTTCATCGGAATTTCTTTAACAAAGTCGAATTGACATCTGAGAAGGATCGTATGCACGTGAGGTATGGTCCTTTTCAAAATCTCATAAGTGGATTTTACAGatggatttatggatttattcTAAGTTTATCCAACAGAGATTAAAGTGTCGTGTGATAGTATTTTCTTGCGCTGCATTGTTTACATTTGCAGGGGATGTAATTATAAATTTCATGTAGGATATTGAATgttgaataa containing:
- the LOC113803576 gene encoding pro-resilin-like: MNSKVFFILAAVAVAAADRRPYSYSAPQFSSEESGPAHYNFEWKVDHDDSGNNFGHQEARDGHDTQGSYYVQLPDGRLQTVRFAVDGDSGFLPEVSYEGEARYPDSSESFESREFRGYAPPRPVYG